Proteins co-encoded in one Nothobranchius furzeri strain GRZ-AD chromosome 4, NfurGRZ-RIMD1, whole genome shotgun sequence genomic window:
- the cwc25 gene encoding pre-mRNA-splicing factor CWC25 homolog, which produces MGGGDLNLKKSWHPQTMKNIERVWKAEQKYEAERKKIEELQKELKNERAREEMTRYAEETGAIKKKDDRLDWMYQGPAGQVSRDEYLLGRPIDKQITDQYEEPESGPSAETGLLPGSIFNPTTPASDLDMAAKIREDPLFNIWKREEEKKREILTNPVKMKKIKEMLRQNLEKKDKKKKKKKEKKGDKDRRKEKKHKRRSSSSSSDEDDNHGSHSRDKSADTKSRTHHPQRYGLQPSGSRHHSASATSGHPGRRERSRSRSPHRDHRGGHSSSSSYRTEKKAEPQASSPRRYQKQRNHVSKKLSTEEMEKKRREMMNQAKQREEDRENNVRRYKKQDEQEKQREQNAKLDRHAGFIHDMKLESAASSSLEDRVKRNIHSIQRTPASLDNFMKRN; this is translated from the exons ATGGGAGGCGGAGATCTG AATTTAAAGAAGAGCTGGCATCCCCAGACTATGAAAAACATTGAGCGTGTTTGGAAAGCTGAGCAGAAATATGAAGCTGAACGCAAGAAGATTGAGGAACTCCAGAAGGAGCTGAAGAACGAACGAGCTCGAGAAGAAATGACCAGATATGCAGAAGAAACTGGTGCCATCAA AAAGAAAGATGATCGACTGGACTGGATGTACCAAGGCCCCGCTGGTCAGGTGTCCAGAGACGAGTATCTGCTGGGGCGCCCCATTGACAAGCAGATCACCGATCAGTATGAAGAGCCAGAGAGTGGTCCTTCAGCAGAGACTGGTCTCCTACCTGGCTCCATTTTCAACCCTACCACCCCTGCTTCAGACCTTGATATGGCTGCTAAGATTAGGGAAGACCCACTGTTCAATATCTG GAAACGAGAGGAGGAAAAGAAGAGAGAAATCTTAACCAACCCAGTCAAGATGAAGAAGATCAAAGAAATG CTGCGGCAAAATCTAGAAAAGAAAgataagaaaaagaagaagaagaaggagaagaaaggagACAAAGACAGAAGAAAGGAGAAGAAGCACAAGAGGAGGAGTTCAAGTTCTAGCTCAGATGAAGATGACAACCATGG GTCGCACTCTCGAGACAAATCAGCCGACACAAAGTCTCGTACCCATCATCCTCAAAGGTACGGCCTACAG CCTTCTGGCAGCAGACATCACTCGGCTTCAGCAACGTCCGGTCACCCAGGGCGACGAGAGAGGAGCCGCTCACGATCTCCCCACAGAGACCACAGGGGCGGtcactcctcatcctcctcttatAGAACTGAGAAGAAGGCGGAGCCTCAAGCGTCAAGCCCACGGCGGTACCAGAAGCAAAGGAACCATGTGTCAAA GAAgctttccacagaagagatggaGAAAAAAAGGCGTGAGATGATGAACCAGGCCAAGCAGAGGGAGGAGGACCGGGAGAATAATGTCAGGAGGTACAAAAAGCAAGACGAGCAGGAAAAGCAACGGGAACAAAACGCCAAACTCGACCGACATGCTGGTTTTATTCA TGACATGAAGCTAGAAAGTGCTGCAAGCTCCTCTTTGGAGGACCGAGTGAAAAGGAACATTCACTCCATTCAGAGGACCCCAGCCTCCCTGGACAACTTCATGAAGAGAAATTAG
- the sp6 gene encoding transcription factor Sp6, with product MAHPYEPWLRTTPSSGNSDEMNISSWWDLHRDVQAGSWIDLQTGQGVGLPSVSQGSSMGLQPSLGPYGSDPQLCTLPPVQHAPASHSSHLFPQDGFKMEPLGPDMLQQETFSLDEPQETSVSARPKPQRRSSSRGGGQAVCRCPNCIHAEQMGQSTEDSRRKHMHNCHIPGCGKAYAKTSHLKAHLRWHSGDRPFVCNWLFCGKRFTRSDELQRHLQTHTGAKKFSCALCPRVFMRNDHLAKHMRTHESPPGHGDERVNGDGRMEKGFEEVTPPQSSSNLPDTTEPPLKLKCETEPSVSSVTGQSG from the coding sequence ATGGCCCACCCTTACGAGCCCTGGCTACGGACAACACCGTCAAGTGGAAACTCCGATGAGATGAACATCTCTTCCTGGTGGGACCTTCACCGTGACGTGCAAGCAGGGAGCTGGATAGATCTGCAGACAGGTCAAGGTGTCGGCTTGCCTTCAGTGAGTCAAGGGAGCTCCATGGGACTGCAGCCCTCCTTAGGACCTTATGGTTCTGACCCACAGCTGTGCACGTTGCCCCCTGTTCAGCATGCTCCGGCCTCACACTCGTCACACCTCTTCCCTCAAGATGGCTTTAAGATGGAGCCACTGGGCCCTGACATGCTACAGCAGGAAACCTTCTCCTTGGATGAACCTCAGGAGACCTCGGTGTCTGCTCGGCCCAAGCCTCAGCGCCGCTCCTCCTCTCGTGGTGGTGGCCAAGCTGTGTGCCGCTGCCCTAACTGCATCCACGCCGAGCAAATGGGCCAAAGCACCGAAGACAGCAGGAGGAAACACATGCACAACTGTCACATCCCCGGCTGTGGTAAAGCTTATGCCAAAACCTCCCACCTGAAGGCTCACCTGCGCTGGCACAGCGGCGACCGGCCATTTGTCTGCAACTGGCTCTTCTGTGGCAAGAGGTTCACACGCTCTGATGAACTGCAGCGCCACTTACAGACACACACAGGAGCAAAGAAGTTTAGCTGCGCATTATGTCCCAGAGTGTTCATGCGTAACGACCACCTGGCTAAGCACATGCGTACTCACGAGTCCCCACCAGGACATGGGGACGAGAGGGTCAACggagatggaaggatggagaaaGGCTTTGAAGAAGTCACACCTCCACAGTCATCCTCCAACTTGCCTGACACCACCGAGCCTCCACTGAAGCTAAAATGTGAGACAGAACCATCCGTCTCCAGTGTAACAGGGCAGTCCGGCTAG